A genomic window from Elaeis guineensis isolate ETL-2024a chromosome 3, EG11, whole genome shotgun sequence includes:
- the LOC105041807 gene encoding putative lipoxygenase 5: MAASIESLGTSLIQRLPLLPSSSSRIFRGEQSNLGFQPALFPLTQRSLHRVNRAVRAPVAAAVTEKVVKVVAEKPVRFKVRAALTVRKKKEEDLKEKIASQLDAFSDKIGRNVVLELVSTEIDPWTQKPKRSNKAVLRDWFEKKNVKGERVVYTAEFMVDSSFGMPGAITVLNRHQKEFFLESIVVEGFACGPVHFSCYSWVQPTKIHPSERVFFNNKPYLPAETPPGLKELRERELEELRGDGMGERKLTDRIYDFDTYNDLGNPDKGFEYARPITGGDKMPYPRRCRTGRSPTNTDVHAESRREYPSPIYVPRDEAFEEGKQEMLSAGALKALLHNLVPSFVASISPESHDFKAFHDIDNLFKEGLRWKKTLQDQLFHKIPFVSKIEESSEALLRFDTPDIITKDKFAWLRDDEFARQALAGINPVNVERLQVFPPVSKLDPTIYGPPESAIKEEHIIGHLGGMSVQQALEENKLFMLDYHDVYLPFLDRINAQDGRKAYGTRTLFFLTQLGTLKPIAIELSLPPATPGCSRAKRVLTPPTDATNNWLWQLAKAHVCSNDAGVHQLVNHWLRTHACLEPFIIAAHRQLSAMHPIFKLLNPHMRYTLEINALARQILISGGGVIESGFTPGSCCMEMSVSFYRDHWRFDREGLPADLIRRGMAIEDPSQPHGLKLLIEDYPYANDGLLLWSALQAWVRTYVHAYYPNPHVVQADPELQAWYAEAVRVGHADKSGADWWPRLSSPADLASLLTTLLWLASAQHAALNFGQYPLGGYIPNRPPLMRRLVPAEGDPEYDNFLADPHRFFLSALPSLTQATTFMTVIDTLSTHSEDEEYLGERRDSYTWTGDAAMVDAWHTFAAEVRRAEEEITRRNAEPARRNRCGAGVLPYELLAPSSPPGITCRGVPNSVSI, translated from the exons atggCGGCTTCTATCGAAAGCTTGGGCACTTCTTTGATCCAAAGATTGCCTCTCCTTCCTTCCTCGAGCTCTCGAATTTTTCGAGGGGAGCAGAGCAACCTCGGCTTCCAACCTGCTCTGTTTCCGTTGACACAAAGGAGTCTTCATAGGGTGAATAGAGCTGTGAGAGCTCCGGTGGCGGCGGCGGTCACAGAGAAAGTGGTGAAGGTGGTGGCAGAGAAGCCAGTGAGGTTTAAGGTTCGGGCAGCGTTGACggtgaggaagaagaaagaggaggattTGAAAGAGAAGATTGCAAGCCAGCTCGATGCCTTCTCGGATAAGATTGGAAGGAACGTCGTTTTGGAGCTCGTCAGCACCGAGATCGATCCAT GGACACAAAAGCCGAAGAGAAGCAACAAGGCAGTGCTTAGGGACTGGTTTGAGAAGAAGAATGTGAAGGGGGAGAGGGTGGTGTACACAGCTGAATTCATGGTGGACTCCAGCTTCGGCATGCCGGGAGCCATCACGGTGCTGAATCGGCaccagaaggagttcttcttagAAAGCATCGTCGTCGAGGGCTTCGCCTGTGGTCCTGTCCACTTCTCTTGCTACTCCTGGGTCCAACCCACCAAAATTCACCCCAGCGAGAGGGTCTTCTTCAACAACAAG CCATATTTGCCAGCAGAGACACCTCCTGGTCTGAAGGAACTAAGGGAGAGGGAGTTGGAGGAGCTAAGAGGCGACGGAATGGGCGAGAGGAAGCTCACTGATAGAATTTACGATTTCGATACTTATAATGACTTAGGCAACCCTGACAAGGGATTCGAGTACGCAAGGCCGATCACCGGAGGAGACAAAATGCCATATCCAAGAAGATGTAGAACAGGGAGGTCCCCAACCAATACAG ATGTGCATGCAGAGAGCAGAAGGGAGTATCCCTCGCCAATATATGTGCCTCGTGATGAAGCATTTGAGGAGGGTAAGCAAGAGATGTTATCGGCCGGTGCACTGAAAGCATTGCTCCACAACCTTGTGCCATCTTTCGTCGCATCCATTTCTCCGGAGAGCCATGACTTCAAGGCCTTCCACGACATCGACAACCTCTTCAAAGAAGGCCTTCGCTGGAAGAAGACCTTACAGGACCAACTCTTCCATAAGATTCCAtttgtgagcaagattgaagagtcCAGCGAGGCCCTGCTCCGATTCGACACCCCGGACATCATAACAA AGGACAAGTTTGCGTGGCTGCGAGATGACGAGTTCGCTCGGCAGGCACTCGCCGGCATTAACCCCGTCAACGTAGAGaggcttcag GTGTTCCCTCCTGTTAGCAAGCTCGATCCCACCATATATGGTCCTCCTGAATCTGCCATCAAAGAGGAGCACATTATTGGCCATCTCGGTGGCATGTCAGTCCAACAG GCACTGGAGGAGAACAAGCTATTCATGTTGGATTACCATGATGTTTACCTCCCATTTCTTGACCGGATCAATGCCCAAGATGGGAGGAAAGCCTATGGCACAAGAACTCTATTTTTCCTCACTCAACTTGGGACTCTGAAGCCAATAGCCATTGAGCTCAGTCTCCCACCAGCAACCCCTGGTTGCTCGAGAGCGAAACGTGTCCTCACACCACCCACCGATGCCACAAACAACTGGCTCTGGCAACTCGCCAAGGCCCACGTCTGCTCCAATGATGCTGGGGTCCACCAACTTGTCAACCACTG GTTGAGGACACATGCGTGCTTGGAGCCCTTCATAATAGCTGCGCATCGACAACTAAGCGCGATGCATCCAATCTTCAAGCTGCTCAACCCCCATATGCGTTACACCCTTGAGATCAATGCTCTTGCTCGCCAAATCCTCATCAGTGGTGGTGGAGTCATCGAGTCTGGCTTCACCCCTGGATCATGTTGCATGGAGATGAGTGTCTCTTTCTATCGGGATCACTGGCGTTTCGATCGAGAGGGCCTCCCTGCCGATCTCATTAGAAG AGGCATGGCAATAGAGGACCCTAGCCAACCCCATGGGCTAAAGCTTCTCATAGAGGACTACCCCTACGCCAACGATGGCCTCCTCCTTTGGTCCGCCCTCCAGGCCTGGGTCCGGACCTACGTCCACGCCTACTACCCGAACCCCCACGTCGTCCAAGCCGACCCCGAGCTCCAAGCCTGGTACGCCGAAGCCGTCCGCGTGGGCCACGCCGACAAGAGCGGCGCCGACTGGTGGCCCCGGCTCAGCTCCCCCGCCGACCTTGCCTCCCTGCTCACCACCCTCCTCTGGCTCGCGTCGGCTCAGCACGCCGCGCTCAACTTCGGGCAGTACCCGCTCGGCGGCTACATCCCGAACCGGCCCCCTCTCATGCGCCGGCTCGTCCCCGCCGAGGGCGACCCCGAGTACGACAACTTCCTCGCCGATCCCCACCGATTTTTTCTCTCCGCGCTCCCGAGTTTGACCCAGGCGACGACTTTCATGACGGTCATCGACACGCTCTCGACGCACTCGGAGGACGAGGAGTACCTCGGGGAGCGCCGCGATTCGTATACGTGGACAGGGGATGCCGCGATGGTGGACGCGTGGCATACTTTCGCCGCGGAGGTGAGGCGCGCCGAGGAGGAGATCACGAGGAGGAATGCTGAGCCGGCGAGGAGAAACCGCTGCGGCGCCGGGGTTTTGCCGTATGAATTACTGGCTCCCAGTTCGCCTCCTGGGATCACGTGCAGGGGAGTGCCCAACAGCGTCTCCATTTGA